Proteins co-encoded in one Nonomuraea helvata genomic window:
- the rsgA gene encoding ribosome small subunit-dependent GTPase A: MNPSFTDSSNLSPYGWTPALDDVFADHRRAGLVPARIMRVHRGSCDAITEHGPVRASVPVPQAADPLAAPCTGDWAALRPGREPELAAVLPRHSAIVRSSASRTSHGQVLAANIDTVVIAVSLTAPLNAARLERFIALAWSSGAQPLIVLTKADLAADAAHTAAAHTAAAHTAAAHTDVDATHAEVGALAPGVGIVATSAATGHNIDVLTALLGDGTTVLLGPSGAGKSTLGNALLGAELLGTGTVREQDGKGRHTTVRRELVRLPGGGVLIDTPGLRAISLHDAADSLEQVFAEIEQLAEGCRFGDCAHDTEPGCAVQAAIQAGDLAGRRLDSYRKLQRESAWQASRTDARLRDERVNRQKSITSHLRATYRFRDRQL, encoded by the coding sequence TTGAACCCTTCCTTTACGGATTCCTCAAATCTGTCCCCGTACGGGTGGACGCCGGCACTCGACGACGTCTTCGCCGACCACCGCAGGGCCGGCCTGGTACCCGCCCGCATCATGCGCGTGCACCGAGGCTCGTGTGATGCGATCACCGAGCACGGCCCGGTCCGGGCCTCCGTGCCGGTGCCGCAGGCCGCCGATCCCCTGGCCGCGCCGTGCACCGGCGACTGGGCGGCGCTGCGCCCCGGCCGAGAGCCCGAGTTGGCGGCCGTGCTCCCCCGGCACAGCGCGATCGTGCGCTCGTCGGCGTCACGTACCTCCCACGGGCAGGTGCTGGCCGCCAACATCGACACGGTCGTCATCGCGGTCTCCCTGACCGCCCCTCTGAACGCCGCCCGCCTGGAGCGCTTCATCGCGCTCGCCTGGAGCAGCGGCGCGCAGCCGCTGATCGTCCTGACCAAGGCCGATCTGGCGGCCGACGCCGCGCACACCGCCGCCGCGCACACCGCCGCCGCGCACACCGCCGCTGCGCACACCGATGTAGACGCCACGCACGCCGAGGTCGGCGCGCTCGCGCCCGGCGTCGGCATCGTGGCCACCAGTGCCGCCACCGGCCACAACATCGACGTCCTGACGGCGCTGCTGGGCGATGGCACCACGGTCCTGCTCGGACCGTCCGGCGCGGGCAAGTCCACGCTCGGCAACGCCCTGCTCGGTGCGGAACTGCTGGGCACCGGCACGGTGCGGGAGCAGGACGGCAAGGGCCGGCACACCACGGTCCGCCGCGAACTGGTCCGCCTGCCCGGCGGCGGTGTGCTCATCGACACTCCGGGTCTGCGCGCGATCAGCCTCCATGACGCCGCAGACAGCCTGGAGCAGGTCTTCGCCGAGATCGAACAGCTCGCCGAAGGCTGCCGCTTCGGCGACTGCGCTCACGACACCGAGCCCGGCTGCGCCGTACAGGCCGCCATCCAGGCAGGTGACCTGGCCGGACGCCGCCTGGACAGCTACCGCAAGCTCCAGCGCGAGAGCGCCTGGCAGGCTTCGCGCACCGACGCCCGGCTGCGCGACGAGCGCGTGAACCGGCAGAAATCCATCACCAGCCACCTCCGCGCCACCTACAGGTTCCGGGACCGGCAGCTGTGA
- a CDS encoding DUF6745 domain-containing protein has protein sequence MSDPVQREAATIREQWLGQALSTLPADRPAAEAAISALYRLIGLPPPRFRWVASPAAALTTVPPGARARESVERMAAWPARGRLEALVRELFRELDARIRPARQPIDRLIHHQVQFPLNRSISATLVPPLRAAHNGPFHESLYWHQHIAWIARYDALRQVAGVAFTGPQLERLGLWAAAAVSCGWWWPRESVCVVSERPVAVHTEVWGDAGEVRLHRTDGPAVRYADGWDLHSWHGTQVPPWVITDPDVRRIADEANVEVRRCAIERLGWTTYIERAGLRLVASAPDPGNPGSELRLYDMRRGTRVLLAVNGSVERDGRRRRYGLTVPAFLDDPIDAAGWTYGLSAAQYSRLLRRT, from the coding sequence GTGAGCGATCCGGTGCAGCGGGAAGCTGCCACCATCCGCGAGCAATGGCTGGGCCAGGCGCTTTCGACGCTGCCCGCCGACCGTCCGGCCGCAGAGGCCGCCATCTCGGCCCTGTACCGCCTGATCGGGCTCCCTCCACCCCGCTTCCGCTGGGTCGCGTCACCCGCCGCGGCCCTGACGACCGTCCCGCCAGGGGCGCGAGCCCGCGAATCAGTGGAGCGCATGGCCGCGTGGCCGGCGCGCGGCCGGCTCGAGGCGCTGGTGCGTGAGCTGTTCAGGGAGCTCGACGCGCGGATCCGGCCGGCGCGACAGCCCATCGACCGGCTCATCCACCACCAGGTTCAGTTTCCGCTGAACCGCTCGATCTCCGCCACCCTCGTCCCGCCGCTGCGGGCGGCGCACAACGGGCCGTTCCATGAGAGCTTGTACTGGCACCAGCACATTGCCTGGATCGCCCGCTACGACGCCCTGCGACAGGTGGCCGGTGTCGCTTTCACCGGCCCTCAGCTGGAGCGGCTCGGGCTCTGGGCGGCCGCCGCCGTGTCGTGCGGCTGGTGGTGGCCCAGGGAGAGCGTCTGCGTCGTCTCCGAGCGGCCGGTCGCCGTGCACACCGAGGTGTGGGGCGACGCCGGCGAGGTGCGGCTGCACCGCACCGACGGACCGGCGGTGCGCTACGCGGACGGCTGGGACCTGCACTCCTGGCACGGTACGCAGGTGCCGCCCTGGGTGATCACGGACCCGGACGTCCGGCGCATCGCGGACGAGGCCAACGTGGAGGTCAGGCGGTGCGCGATCGAGCGCCTCGGCTGGACCACCTACATCGAGCGGGCCGGGCTCCGGCTCGTGGCCTCCGCGCCCGACCCCGGCAATCCCGGCTCCGAGCTGCGCCTCTACGACATGCGCAGGGGCACCAGAGTGCTCCTCGCGGTCAACGGGTCCGTCGAACGCGACGGACGCCGCCGGCGGTACGGGCTGACCGTGCCGGCCTTCCTCGACGACCCGATCGACGCCGCCGGCTGGACCTACGGGCTGTCCGCCGCGCAGTACTCCCGACTTCTCCGCCGAACCTGA
- a CDS encoding MFS transporter yields the protein MSTTVQSPPPSLRLTPRAWGMLLVLCGAIFLEGINVAMLNVALPAIRADLGLSTGELQWVISAYVLGYGGFMLVGGRAADLFGRRRMFLIWLAIFLVVSALGGMADEGWMLIAARFVAGVAAAVMTPAGLSIITTSFEEGPQRNQALLVYSGTAAGGFSLGLVLGGLLAAANWRLVLFAPAVLALIILLLALPLIPATPMERSGDRRVDALGAVTITAAIMLLVLGVERAAHADAGWTAAIIAAGLVLVALFVVIERRSAAPLVRLGILRSGPLVRANLAGLLFSGAFFGFQFIAVLYLQELRGWSSLQTSLAMLAIGADAVLAPTLTPRLVNRYGNPKVILAGLLFAVLSYVLFLPIGLDTVYLAMFPTMIILGVAFALAYGPLTIVATDGVEESEQGLAGGLLYTSFQFGAALGLAASTAVIVATTADGSVGDVLDGYRAALAVPIAAAALAAVVSAFGLRRGR from the coding sequence GTGTCCACCACCGTTCAATCACCGCCGCCGTCCTTGCGCCTGACGCCGCGGGCCTGGGGAATGCTGCTCGTCCTGTGCGGAGCGATCTTCCTGGAAGGCATCAACGTCGCCATGCTCAACGTGGCGCTGCCCGCCATCCGGGCCGACCTCGGCCTGTCCACCGGGGAGCTGCAGTGGGTGATCAGTGCCTACGTCCTGGGCTATGGCGGGTTCATGCTGGTCGGGGGCAGAGCCGCTGACCTGTTCGGCCGCCGTCGCATGTTCCTGATCTGGCTGGCGATCTTCCTCGTCGTCTCCGCACTGGGTGGGATGGCCGACGAGGGCTGGATGCTCATCGCCGCCCGCTTCGTGGCGGGCGTCGCCGCCGCGGTCATGACGCCGGCCGGGCTGTCGATCATCACCACCAGTTTCGAGGAGGGGCCGCAGCGCAACCAGGCACTGCTGGTCTACTCCGGCACCGCGGCGGGCGGCTTCTCGCTCGGCCTGGTGCTGGGCGGCCTGCTGGCGGCCGCGAACTGGCGGCTGGTGCTGTTCGCGCCCGCCGTACTGGCCCTGATCATCCTGCTCCTGGCGCTGCCGCTGATCCCCGCCACCCCGATGGAACGTTCTGGCGATCGGCGGGTGGACGCGCTCGGAGCGGTCACCATCACCGCCGCCATCATGCTGCTGGTGCTCGGCGTCGAGCGGGCCGCCCATGCGGATGCGGGATGGACCGCCGCCATCATCGCCGCGGGGCTCGTCCTCGTCGCCCTGTTCGTCGTGATCGAGCGCAGGTCCGCCGCTCCGCTCGTACGGCTGGGCATCCTGCGCTCCGGGCCGCTGGTGCGGGCCAATCTGGCGGGCCTGCTGTTCTCCGGCGCCTTTTTCGGGTTCCAGTTCATCGCAGTGCTGTATCTGCAGGAGCTGCGCGGCTGGAGCTCGCTGCAGACCAGCCTGGCCATGCTGGCCATCGGCGCGGACGCCGTCCTCGCCCCCACCCTCACGCCCCGGCTGGTCAACCGCTACGGCAACCCGAAGGTCATCCTGGCCGGACTGCTGTTTGCCGTACTGTCCTATGTCCTGTTCCTGCCGATCGGTCTGGACACCGTCTACCTCGCCATGTTCCCCACCATGATCATTCTTGGGGTGGCGTTCGCCCTCGCGTACGGGCCGCTGACCATCGTCGCCACCGACGGCGTGGAGGAGAGCGAGCAGGGACTGGCCGGTGGGCTGCTGTACACCTCCTTCCAGTTCGGCGCCGCGCTCGGGCTCGCCGCCAGCACCGCCGTCATCGTCGCCACCACAGCGGACGGCAGCGTGGGCGACGTGCTCGACGGCTATCGCGCCGCCCTGGCCGTCCCCATCGCCGCCGCGGCCCTGGCCGCCGTGGTCAGCGCCTTCGGCCTGAGGAGGGGGCGATGA
- a CDS encoding LLM class flavin-dependent oxidoreductase, with translation MALPLSILDLAVIGEEETAADSLAASVALAQRAEELGYRRVWYAEHHNMPSIASSATSVLIAHIAAHTRTIRLGSGGVMLPNHSPLTIAEQFGTLETLHPGRIDLGLGRAPGSDQQTLRALRRTPSSADSFPEDVLELQGYLRGESRIPGVDATPGKGTDVPLYILGSSLFGAQLAAALGLPYAFASHFAPTALEEAVALYRRDFKPSVQLDRPYVIAALNVIAAETSEEAQEQFLASKRLRVSRFLGRGRTFTPEEADMILESPAGRQIVQMAKYSAVGDPAEVKDYVDRFAEHAGADELIVAFSAPDRKAALRSAELLAEAHGL, from the coding sequence ATGGCACTGCCGCTGTCCATCCTTGATCTGGCGGTCATCGGTGAGGAGGAGACGGCAGCCGACAGTCTCGCCGCCAGCGTGGCCCTCGCCCAGCGAGCGGAGGAGCTGGGCTACCGGCGGGTCTGGTACGCCGAGCACCACAACATGCCGAGCATCGCCTCCTCGGCGACCAGCGTGCTCATCGCCCACATCGCCGCCCACACCCGGACGATCCGCCTCGGGTCGGGCGGCGTCATGCTCCCGAACCACTCCCCGCTCACCATCGCCGAGCAGTTCGGCACCCTCGAAACCCTGCACCCCGGACGCATCGACCTCGGCCTCGGCCGGGCGCCGGGCAGCGACCAGCAGACCCTGCGCGCCCTGCGGCGCACCCCGTCGTCCGCGGACTCGTTCCCGGAGGACGTTCTGGAGCTGCAGGGCTACCTCAGGGGCGAGTCCCGCATCCCCGGTGTGGACGCCACGCCGGGCAAGGGCACGGACGTGCCGCTGTACATCCTCGGCTCCTCGCTGTTCGGGGCCCAGCTCGCCGCCGCGCTGGGGCTCCCGTACGCGTTCGCCTCCCACTTCGCGCCCACCGCGCTGGAGGAGGCCGTGGCGCTCTACCGGCGCGACTTCAAGCCGTCCGTGCAGCTCGACCGGCCGTACGTCATCGCCGCGCTCAACGTGATCGCGGCGGAGACGTCGGAGGAGGCGCAGGAGCAGTTCCTGGCCTCGAAGCGGCTGCGGGTGAGCAGGTTCCTGGGGCGGGGGCGCACGTTCACGCCGGAGGAGGCGGACATGATCCTCGAGTCTCCGGCGGGGCGGCAGATCGTGCAGATGGCAAAATACTCGGCGGTCGGCGATCCGGCCGAGGTCAAGGACTATGTCGACCGGTTCGCCGAGCACGCCGGGGCCGACGAGCTGATCGTGGCCTTCTCCGCGCCTGACAGGAAGGCGGCGCTGCGCTCGGCCGAGCTGCTGGCGGAGGCGCACGGGCTCTGA
- a CDS encoding glycoside hydrolase family 6 protein — protein MSRRRPVLAVLLATAAMAVAGSVVLSSTTTAAAADSAFYVDPQTNAAKWVAANPNDSRTPVIRDRIAAVPQGRWFASYNPSTVRGEVNAYVGAAAAAGKIPIMVVYDMPNRDCGGASAGGAPDHASYRAWIDQIAAGLGGRPATIVLEPDALAIMTNCMSSAQQAEVKASMAYAGKKFRGTSSQVKVYFDIGHDAWLSPSEAASRLGGADVANSADGIAVNTSNYRSTPGLASYAKSVIAATGVSRLKAVIDTSRNGNGPQGSEWCDPAGRATGTWSTTNTGDPAIAAFLWVKPPGESDGCIAPAGQFVPQRAYDLAMAAPQPTVTPTVTPTVTPTVTPTPGPGGCTATYKVTGQWQGGFQGEVTVKAGSSAISGWKVGWTFPNGQTITQLWNGTLAGSNPVTVTNAGHNGSLAAGATTTFGFLGNWNGQNGTPAPVTCTAS, from the coding sequence ATGTCTCGCAGAAGGCCCGTGCTGGCGGTGCTCCTCGCGACGGCCGCCATGGCCGTGGCGGGCTCGGTTGTCCTCTCCTCGACCACCACCGCCGCGGCCGCCGACTCCGCTTTCTACGTGGATCCACAGACCAACGCGGCCAAGTGGGTCGCCGCGAACCCCAACGACAGCCGTACCCCGGTGATCAGGGACCGGATCGCCGCCGTGCCCCAGGGCAGGTGGTTCGCGTCGTACAACCCCTCCACCGTGCGCGGCGAGGTCAACGCGTACGTCGGCGCGGCCGCCGCGGCAGGCAAGATCCCCATCATGGTCGTGTACGACATGCCGAACCGCGACTGCGGCGGCGCGAGCGCGGGCGGCGCGCCGGACCACGCGTCGTACCGGGCCTGGATCGACCAGATCGCGGCCGGTCTCGGCGGCCGGCCCGCCACGATCGTGCTGGAGCCCGACGCGCTGGCCATCATGACGAACTGCATGAGCTCCGCGCAGCAGGCCGAGGTCAAGGCGTCCATGGCCTACGCCGGCAAGAAGTTTAGGGGAACGTCGTCCCAGGTCAAGGTGTACTTCGACATCGGCCACGACGCGTGGCTGTCCCCCTCGGAGGCCGCCTCCAGGCTGGGCGGGGCCGACGTGGCCAACAGCGCCGACGGCATCGCGGTCAACACCTCCAACTACCGCTCCACGCCCGGACTGGCGTCGTACGCCAAGAGCGTCATCGCGGCGACCGGCGTGTCCAGGCTGAAGGCGGTCATCGACACCAGCCGCAACGGCAACGGGCCGCAGGGCAGCGAGTGGTGCGACCCGGCGGGCCGCGCGACGGGCACCTGGAGCACCACCAACACGGGTGACCCGGCGATCGCCGCCTTCCTCTGGGTCAAGCCGCCGGGCGAGTCCGACGGGTGCATCGCGCCGGCCGGGCAGTTCGTGCCGCAGCGGGCGTACGACCTGGCCATGGCCGCGCCCCAGCCCACTGTGACCCCCACCGTGACGCCGACGGTCACCCCCACCGTGACCCCCACCCCGGGTCCCGGAGGCTGCACGGCCACCTACAAGGTGACGGGCCAGTGGCAGGGAGGCTTCCAGGGTGAGGTCACGGTGAAGGCCGGCTCGTCTGCCATCTCCGGCTGGAAGGTCGGCTGGACGTTCCCCAACGGGCAGACGATCACTCAGCTCTGGAACGGCACCCTGGCCGGCAGCAACCCCGTCACCGTCACGAACGCCGGCCACAACGGCAGCCTGGCTGCCGGCGCCACCACCACATTCGGCTTCCTGGGCAACTGGAACGGCCAGAACGGCACCCCCGCTCCGGTGACCTGCACGGCCTCCTGA
- a CDS encoding TetR/AcrR family transcriptional regulator: protein MDAQVTDARPRGREATRERILRAARTLFGEHGYERVTVRMIAAAADANIALVGRYFGSKAGLFGAVLDGEPAFSDLFGGDPESLPRRLAEYAAERMEHPPESPILRTLERSAGHPEVQAVARERLLTAVLHPLEERLEGPDAHARARMATAVFLGVGAMRRRIGPETPTPADVDRLTAVFEACLKVSPS from the coding sequence ATGGACGCCCAGGTGACGGACGCCCGGCCACGCGGCCGCGAGGCCACCCGCGAAAGGATCTTGCGTGCGGCCCGCACGCTGTTCGGGGAGCACGGATACGAGCGGGTGACCGTTCGGATGATCGCGGCGGCCGCGGACGCCAACATCGCCCTGGTGGGGCGCTACTTCGGCTCCAAGGCCGGACTCTTCGGCGCGGTTCTCGACGGCGAGCCGGCCTTCAGCGACCTGTTCGGCGGCGACCCCGAGAGCCTGCCGCGGCGGCTGGCCGAATACGCGGCCGAGCGCATGGAGCACCCGCCGGAGAGCCCGATCCTGCGCACGCTGGAGCGCTCGGCGGGCCACCCCGAGGTTCAGGCGGTGGCCCGGGAACGCCTGCTCACTGCCGTGCTCCACCCGTTGGAGGAGCGTCTGGAAGGCCCGGACGCACACGCCAGGGCCCGCATGGCCACGGCGGTCTTCCTCGGCGTCGGCGCCATGCGCCGCCGCATCGGCCCCGAGACGCCCACCCCGGCCGACGTCGACCGCCTGACCGCGGTCTTCGAGGCGTGCTTGAAAGTTTCACCTTCCTAG
- a CDS encoding N-acetyltransferase: protein MTTPWITRTETDADRDQIREVNLAAFPTSHEADLVEALRADPAAWLPGLSWITQEPDGAVAGFALLTRCHVDGLPALTLGPCAVRPEHQRRGAGSAAIRAALDAARQQGENLVLVLGHAEYYPRFGFTPASRHAIRPPFDVEDKYMMALVFDRTRPVPSGTIRYPAAFGV, encoded by the coding sequence ATGACCACCCCTTGGATCACCCGTACCGAGACCGACGCCGACCGTGACCAGATCCGGGAGGTCAACCTCGCCGCCTTCCCCACCTCGCACGAGGCCGACCTGGTGGAGGCGCTGCGCGCCGACCCGGCGGCCTGGCTGCCCGGCCTGTCGTGGATCACGCAGGAGCCCGACGGCGCCGTCGCCGGGTTCGCGCTGCTCACGCGCTGCCACGTCGACGGCCTCCCCGCCCTCACCCTGGGCCCCTGCGCCGTACGGCCCGAGCACCAGCGCCGTGGCGCCGGTTCAGCGGCCATCCGCGCCGCCCTGGACGCCGCCCGGCAGCAGGGTGAGAACCTCGTCCTCGTGCTCGGCCACGCCGAGTACTACCCGCGCTTCGGCTTCACGCCGGCCTCGCGCCACGCCATCCGGCCGCCGTTCGACGTCGAGGACAAGTACATGATGGCGCTCGTCTTCGACCGCACCCGGCCTGTGCCGTCCGGCACGATCCGCTATCCGGCCGCCTTCGGAGTCTGA
- a CDS encoding thiamine pyrophosphate-binding protein — protein sequence MAFTVADYILTRLSQQQVNTLFGVPAAFCAPLFDAVGPHGIKSVVTASDLEAGYAADGYARTKGLGAVAVANGVGMLSMINAIAGAFVERSPVVVLNGGPNAGNLNNLTDFDVLFSHSTGQPDTDLAAYRLVTASAARAGKASEVPAVVDSAIATAIRKKRPVYVEINRDIWTQACPMPAGPLPLAIPAAGTEQQLAATIVGLIRAAMSPVILVGTEIQRYGLAGKVAELIAKLGVRWSTALLAKSVLPEQGNGWVGVYAPPHSTPAARNAVEHADLLVMLGCVFPSNYATLVTTGGNRIVSAYDGKVKIKGGPKQNAEIGALVSALVTEAAKAPPKPVPAAVDPPAPAPPTGPLTYRQVFERIGAALDDSWLVVPDTFLGVASAANLPVKGRDSFMCGAVWASIGHSVAAAVGASFGSSRRPLVICGDGGFHMTAQALSTLARYARDPVVVVIDNGIYAFEQFLIDDAYFGNPSAQPRPYVVLNRWDFVTFANGLGVQSAQSVNTAAAFDQALATAKASGAPALIVAKVDPHGLPAELS from the coding sequence ATGGCCTTCACCGTCGCCGACTACATCCTGACGCGACTGAGCCAGCAGCAGGTCAACACGCTTTTCGGCGTGCCGGCCGCCTTCTGCGCGCCGCTGTTCGACGCGGTCGGCCCCCATGGCATCAAATCGGTCGTCACCGCGAGCGATCTGGAGGCCGGTTACGCGGCCGACGGATACGCGCGGACGAAGGGCCTGGGGGCCGTGGCGGTCGCCAACGGGGTCGGCATGTTGAGCATGATCAACGCGATTGCCGGCGCCTTTGTCGAGCGCAGCCCGGTCGTCGTCCTCAATGGCGGCCCGAACGCCGGCAACCTCAACAACTTGACGGACTTCGACGTCCTGTTCTCGCATTCGACCGGGCAGCCCGACACGGACCTGGCCGCGTACAGGCTCGTCACCGCGAGCGCCGCGCGTGCCGGAAAGGCCTCGGAAGTGCCGGCCGTGGTGGACAGCGCGATCGCGACCGCGATCAGGAAGAAGCGGCCGGTCTATGTCGAGATCAACAGGGACATCTGGACTCAGGCCTGCCCGATGCCGGCCGGGCCGCTGCCGCTCGCCATTCCGGCGGCGGGCACGGAGCAGCAGCTCGCGGCCACGATCGTCGGGCTGATCCGCGCCGCGATGTCGCCGGTCATTCTCGTCGGCACCGAGATCCAGCGTTACGGGCTCGCCGGCAAGGTGGCCGAATTGATCGCCAAGCTGGGCGTCCGCTGGTCGACCGCGCTGCTCGCCAAGTCGGTGCTGCCCGAGCAGGGCAACGGCTGGGTCGGGGTCTATGCCCCGCCGCATTCCACCCCTGCCGCCAGGAACGCCGTCGAGCACGCGGATCTGCTCGTGATGCTCGGCTGCGTGTTCCCCAGCAACTACGCGACGCTGGTGACGACCGGCGGCAACCGCATCGTCTCGGCCTATGACGGCAAGGTGAAGATCAAGGGCGGTCCCAAGCAGAACGCGGAGATCGGCGCTCTTGTGTCGGCGCTCGTCACCGAGGCGGCGAAAGCGCCACCGAAGCCGGTGCCCGCCGCGGTGGATCCGCCCGCTCCCGCGCCGCCCACAGGCCCGCTGACCTACCGCCAGGTTTTCGAGCGCATAGGCGCCGCGCTGGACGACTCCTGGCTCGTGGTTCCCGATACGTTCCTGGGCGTCGCCTCGGCCGCGAACCTGCCGGTGAAGGGGCGCGACTCGTTCATGTGCGGCGCCGTGTGGGCCTCGATCGGGCATTCCGTGGCCGCCGCGGTCGGCGCGTCGTTCGGGTCGAGCAGGCGGCCCCTGGTCATCTGCGGCGACGGCGGTTTCCACATGACCGCGCAGGCGCTCTCCACTCTCGCGCGGTACGCCCGCGACCCGGTCGTCGTGGTCATCGACAACGGCATCTACGCCTTCGAACAGTTCCTCATCGACGACGCGTACTTCGGCAATCCGAGCGCGCAGCCGAGGCCGTACGTGGTGCTCAATCGGTGGGACTTCGTCACATTCGCCAACGGGCTCGGCGTGCAGTCCGCCCAGTCGGTCAACACCGCGGCGGCCTTCGATCAGGCCCTCGCCACGGCGAAGGCGTCCGGCGCCCCGGCCCTGATCGTCGCGAAGGTCGATCCGCACGGCCTCCCGGCCGAGCTCTCCTAG
- a CDS encoding FAD-dependent oxidoreductase: protein MASADLPTPDFTFDPNAPGACLAGVRPYRTGSFRLDAQLDSGRFVVHNYGHGGCGITLSWGCAAKVKEMVQKRIAVAHDTEVAVLGAGVMGMTAATLLLELGLRVTIYSDRDPAQTTSFKAGGHWAVSVVKYEGKENELKDILRTSYTTFKNSIGHGFGVSERPNFTPKPSPNLDVVEQLVPGLLPARVPLTRLPFEGHTKPGFKYQTLLVEPPIFLPRLESDLKARGVMFVHRNFTSKQHVFTSLTQKLIVNCTGLGAKVLWNDSKMVPVKGQLAMLPAQPDLQYLYGQDGYMFPRADHVVIGGTFEEGVNNEVASKTVCKDLVKHIAALFGKAAPRPMPEIHIHHPRNTAMVDPAMPARV, encoded by the coding sequence ATGGCATCCGCCGATCTGCCGACGCCTGACTTCACCTTCGACCCGAATGCGCCCGGGGCGTGTCTCGCCGGGGTCAGGCCGTACCGTACCGGTTCGTTCCGGCTCGACGCCCAGCTGGATTCCGGCAGGTTCGTCGTGCACAATTACGGCCACGGCGGCTGCGGCATCACGTTGAGCTGGGGGTGTGCCGCCAAGGTCAAGGAGATGGTGCAGAAGCGCATCGCCGTGGCGCATGACACGGAGGTCGCGGTGCTCGGCGCCGGGGTCATGGGGATGACCGCCGCCACTTTGCTGCTCGAGCTCGGCCTCAGGGTCACGATCTATTCGGACCGCGACCCGGCCCAGACCACGTCGTTCAAGGCGGGCGGCCACTGGGCCGTGTCCGTCGTCAAGTACGAGGGCAAGGAGAACGAGCTCAAGGACATCCTGAGAACGTCCTACACGACCTTCAAGAACAGCATCGGCCATGGGTTCGGCGTATCCGAGCGCCCCAACTTCACGCCCAAGCCGTCGCCCAATCTCGACGTCGTGGAGCAGCTCGTGCCGGGGCTGCTGCCGGCTCGCGTCCCGCTGACGCGCCTGCCGTTCGAAGGACACACCAAGCCGGGGTTCAAGTATCAGACGTTGCTGGTGGAGCCGCCGATCTTCCTCCCGCGACTGGAAAGCGACCTGAAGGCGCGCGGCGTCATGTTCGTGCATCGGAACTTCACGAGCAAGCAGCACGTGTTCACGTCGCTGACGCAGAAGCTCATCGTCAACTGCACAGGACTCGGCGCGAAGGTGCTGTGGAACGACTCGAAGATGGTTCCCGTCAAGGGGCAGCTCGCGATGCTGCCGGCGCAGCCCGACCTGCAATATCTGTACGGCCAGGACGGCTACATGTTCCCCCGCGCGGACCATGTCGTCATCGGCGGCACCTTCGAAGAGGGCGTGAACAACGAGGTGGCCAGCAAAACGGTGTGCAAGGACCTGGTCAAGCACATTGCCGCGCTCTTCGGCAAGGCGGCGCCCAGGCCGATGCCGGAAATCCACATCCACCACCCGCGCAACACGGCAATGGTCGATCCGGCGATGCCGGCCCGCGTCTGA